The proteins below come from a single Staphylococcus sp. MI 10-1553 genomic window:
- a CDS encoding nucleoside hydrolase, translated as MKPVYFNHDGGVDDLISLFLLLHMDDVQLIGVSTIGADSYVEPAESASRKIINRFSKYPLDVAASEERGKNPFPKGWRMHAFFMDALPILNERVPVQSRLRDIHAYEDIIERIENANEPVTLLFTGPLTDLAKALEVAPHITQKIERLVWMGGTFLERGNVEEPEHDGTAEWNAFWDPEAVETVFNSDIAIDMVALESTNQVPLTLDVRQMWADERYYPGVDFLGVSYAAVPPLTHFQTNSTYFLWDVLTTAYIGKPELVKKEKVKASVYTKGPSQGRTYIDKVHGREIQVINHVERDAFFQYITDLAKKVDTDL; from the coding sequence ATGAAACCCGTTTATTTCAACCATGATGGTGGTGTAGATGATTTAATTTCGTTATTTTTACTTTTACATATGGATGATGTGCAACTCATCGGCGTGAGCACTATTGGAGCAGACAGTTATGTTGAACCTGCAGAAAGTGCATCACGAAAAATCATTAACCGTTTCTCAAAATATCCGCTAGATGTGGCAGCTTCGGAAGAGCGAGGTAAAAATCCGTTTCCGAAAGGTTGGCGTATGCATGCCTTTTTCATGGATGCATTACCGATTTTAAATGAACGCGTGCCGGTACAATCTCGTTTGAGAGACATTCATGCTTATGAAGATATCATCGAGCGTATCGAAAATGCGAATGAACCGGTGACGTTATTATTTACAGGACCTTTAACGGACTTAGCGAAAGCGTTAGAAGTTGCGCCACACATTACGCAAAAGATTGAACGTCTCGTGTGGATGGGCGGCACATTTTTAGAACGTGGTAATGTAGAAGAGCCTGAACATGATGGCACAGCCGAGTGGAATGCGTTTTGGGATCCTGAAGCCGTAGAAACTGTGTTCAACAGTGACATTGCGATTGATATGGTCGCCTTGGAAAGTACGAACCAAGTGCCATTAACTTTAGATGTCCGTCAAATGTGGGCAGATGAACGCTACTATCCGGGGGTGGACTTTTTAGGTGTTAGTTATGCCGCAGTCCCTCCACTAACGCACTTTCAAACGAATTCTACTTATTTTTTATGGGATGTATTGACGACAGCTTATATCGGTAAACCTGAGCTCGTTAAAAAGGAAAAAGTAAAAGCGTCTGTTTATACGAAAGGGCCGAGTCAAGGTCGCACGTATATTGATAAAGTACACGGGCGTGAAATTCAAGTAATCAATCATGTCGAACGTGATGCCTTCTTCCAATATATTACGGATTTAGCAAAAAAAGTCGACACGGATTTATAA